The following are from one region of the Ruficoccus sp. ZRK36 genome:
- a CDS encoding sialate O-acetylesterase → MKSCLLFASMMLAITATAEVNLPAIISDHMVLRKAADTPVWGTAAPDETVKVTLADATATATADADGNWQVELDLSDSAPGPFEMSVTGKNQLVVHDVLVGEVWVASGQSNMGFLLERERSSAEEIPQSNYPMIRQFQVAPYVSIPEPREECEGKWVVCSPETAGRFTAVGYFFAKSLVQELDVPVGLLFNAWGGTPVEAWMSQDAIAQNADLKARGDKAIKDQIEYKPRKKAYDKAFAQWLKDTGREDHFPKDVEAYAGMDVDTTDWQRIDMPSTIFGGDLPEDGVVWLRGEVNIPANMLNGKIPVRIGSMEAFPTVYWNGEKVSTGTFENYPGKGYTYRYYISAPHLKEGKNVVAIRFYAPYGNTEKVDVHCDFAPFIDGLKAKVEYTLPPLTPAQKTSMPQALDNPLRGQDVATYLYNGMIAPILRYGISGVIWYQGESNVSRGYDYRIAFPLMIQDWREKWGQGDFPFYFCQLANIGDKQRTPEKSAWAATRESQAAALDLPNTGMAVLIDLGEAKDVHARNKSDVGDRLARIALAETYGQDVEPFGPMFESMDIEGDKLVLSFSHVGDGLEAKSVPDTYVLSSLSGKTAPLVRNSPESELEGFAVCGKDRKWAWAEAKIEGDQVVVWSDSVKEPIAVRYSWGNNPSGNLYNSSGLPAAPFRTDEFPVSSQGNHYYKAD, encoded by the coding sequence AGTGACCCTCGCAGATGCAACGGCGACGGCGACAGCCGATGCTGACGGAAACTGGCAGGTGGAGCTCGACCTGAGCGACTCGGCCCCCGGCCCCTTTGAGATGTCGGTGACCGGCAAGAACCAGCTCGTCGTCCATGATGTGCTGGTGGGCGAGGTCTGGGTGGCCTCCGGGCAGTCGAACATGGGCTTCCTGCTTGAGCGGGAGCGCAGTAGTGCCGAAGAGATTCCGCAGAGTAATTACCCGATGATCCGGCAGTTCCAGGTTGCCCCGTATGTCTCTATCCCTGAGCCGCGCGAGGAGTGCGAAGGTAAATGGGTCGTATGCAGCCCGGAAACGGCGGGTCGCTTTACCGCCGTCGGTTATTTCTTTGCCAAGTCGCTCGTGCAGGAGCTGGATGTGCCGGTCGGTTTGCTTTTTAACGCCTGGGGCGGGACACCGGTTGAGGCCTGGATGAGTCAGGACGCCATCGCTCAGAACGCAGACCTGAAAGCACGTGGCGATAAGGCGATCAAGGACCAGATCGAGTACAAGCCGCGCAAAAAAGCCTACGATAAGGCTTTCGCCCAGTGGTTGAAAGATACGGGCCGCGAAGATCATTTCCCGAAGGACGTCGAAGCCTATGCAGGCATGGATGTGGACACGACAGACTGGCAGCGTATTGATATGCCGAGCACAATTTTCGGAGGCGACCTGCCCGAGGATGGCGTGGTGTGGCTGCGTGGGGAGGTAAACATCCCCGCCAACATGCTCAACGGGAAGATCCCCGTTCGTATTGGCAGTATGGAGGCGTTCCCGACAGTTTACTGGAACGGTGAAAAGGTCAGCACCGGGACCTTTGAAAACTATCCGGGGAAGGGCTACACCTATCGCTATTACATCAGTGCTCCTCACCTGAAAGAGGGTAAGAATGTCGTGGCTATCCGCTTCTATGCCCCCTACGGCAACACAGAGAAAGTTGATGTGCATTGCGATTTCGCGCCGTTTATCGATGGCCTGAAGGCTAAGGTCGAGTACACGCTTCCGCCGCTCACTCCCGCGCAAAAAACCTCCATGCCGCAGGCGCTGGACAATCCGCTGCGAGGGCAGGATGTGGCGACATACCTTTACAACGGCATGATCGCCCCGATCCTGCGCTACGGCATCTCGGGCGTGATCTGGTACCAAGGGGAGAGTAATGTCAGCCGTGGCTACGATTACCGCATCGCCTTTCCGCTCATGATCCAGGATTGGCGGGAAAAGTGGGGGCAGGGTGACTTTCCGTTCTATTTTTGCCAGCTGGCTAATATCGGGGACAAACAGAGGACGCCCGAGAAATCGGCTTGGGCAGCGACACGCGAATCTCAGGCTGCTGCTCTCGACCTGCCGAATACCGGTATGGCCGTGCTGATCGATCTGGGCGAGGCCAAGGACGTACATGCGCGCAACAAGTCCGATGTCGGCGACCGTCTGGCCCGTATCGCGCTGGCCGAGACCTACGGTCAGGATGTGGAGCCTTTCGGCCCGATGTTCGAGTCCATGGACATTGAGGGCGACAAGCTCGTACTGAGTTTCTCCCATGTCGGGGATGGTCTGGAGGCTAAATCGGTTCCTGACACGTACGTACTCTCTTCACTGTCTGGAAAGACTGCTCCGCTCGTCCGCAACAGTCCCGAAAGTGAGCTGGAAGGATTCGCCGTTTGCGGGAAGGACCGCAAATGGGCCTGGGCCGAGGCGAAGATCGAGGGGGATCAGGTCGTTGTCTGGTCCGATAGCGTTAAGGAGCCCATCGCGGTCCGCTACAGCTGGGGTAACAACCCAAGCGGAAACCTGTACAACAGCAGTGGCCTGCCAGCAGCACCTTTCCGCACGGATGAGTTCCCGGTCTCCAGTCAGGGTAACCATTACTACAAGGCGGACTGA
- a CDS encoding heparin lyase I family protein → MLRVKTPTSCIALLACCCMPMFQADAEILFEDGFESGDYTTKWSTSIDGPTSLIEVVSSPVRSGSYAVHMQTFGANGDRRAELVPITDRFQWEEEYWLGFSFQVWQQVEECGIILQHHSVPHDNDWSVGAGVNGFTMQAMVGGDLYLRMSTNDALINVPPLTGGAVQGQIKVPLRFSKFVWYDVVCHFRYAADSSGFWEIWINDELVYRDTGPNIATLDRSGTARDHEEYLKIGLYPSNGGGDGDIYFDEIRIGDANADYYDVVPQ, encoded by the coding sequence ATGCTAAGAGTCAAAACCCCGACCTCATGTATCGCACTCCTCGCATGCTGCTGCATGCCTATGTTTCAGGCCGATGCCGAAATCCTCTTCGAGGACGGCTTCGAATCCGGAGACTACACCACTAAATGGAGCACCAGTATCGACGGGCCTACCTCGTTGATCGAAGTCGTTTCCAGCCCCGTACGCAGCGGCAGCTACGCCGTCCATATGCAGACATTTGGCGCCAATGGCGACCGCCGTGCAGAGCTCGTCCCCATTACCGATCGCTTCCAGTGGGAAGAAGAGTACTGGCTCGGCTTCAGCTTTCAGGTCTGGCAGCAGGTGGAGGAGTGCGGCATCATCCTACAGCATCACTCCGTCCCCCATGACAACGACTGGAGCGTCGGGGCCGGGGTCAATGGCTTCACCATGCAGGCCATGGTGGGAGGCGACCTCTACCTGCGCATGTCCACCAATGACGCCCTCATCAATGTCCCTCCCCTCACAGGAGGTGCCGTGCAGGGGCAGATCAAGGTCCCGCTCCGATTCTCAAAATTCGTCTGGTACGATGTCGTCTGTCACTTCCGCTATGCGGCTGACTCCTCTGGCTTTTGGGAAATCTGGATTAACGACGAGCTCGTCTACCGTGACACCGGCCCCAATATCGCGACCCTGGACCGGAGCGGTACTGCCAGAGATCATGAAGAGTACCTGAAGATCGGCCTCTATCCGTCCAATGGTGGGGGGGACGGAGACATCTACTTCGACGAGATCCGTATCGGCGATGCTAACGCCGACTACTACGACGTCGTCCCTCAGTAA